In one Vibrio sp. CB1-14 genomic region, the following are encoded:
- a CDS encoding ABC transporter permease, which yields MSSSVIATPSNGKTQSRQGASLWNRFKPVLWLAPFVLFFYLFQLAPMVWVFFNSFQYDGEFSLDNYLEVFDSSFMIQAFSNSIWLSVWSSVIGLAIAALLVSSLRRVDSRLRDGVIAFTNMSSNFAGVPLAFAFIIILGVNGAVTLLLKQYGLIEGFNLYGKWGLLVIYIYFQIPLGVLLLYPAFDALQDDWQSASALLGAKTHQYWTQVALPVLSPALLGTFIILIANAMGAYASVYALTTGNYNVITVRIASLVSGDLFLEPNLAAAISLILMAILAFITVINQWLLSRSYHASK from the coding sequence ATGAGTAGTTCAGTAATCGCAACGCCGAGCAACGGCAAGACGCAGTCTCGTCAGGGCGCGTCTCTGTGGAATCGTTTTAAACCCGTGCTTTGGCTCGCGCCCTTTGTGCTGTTTTTCTATTTGTTCCAGCTCGCCCCAATGGTTTGGGTGTTTTTTAATAGCTTTCAATACGATGGCGAGTTTTCGCTGGACAATTACCTTGAGGTATTTGACTCCAGCTTCATGATTCAAGCCTTTAGCAACAGTATTTGGTTGTCGGTATGGTCGAGTGTGATTGGTCTCGCCATTGCTGCGTTATTGGTGTCATCGCTTCGCAGAGTCGATAGCCGACTGCGCGATGGTGTTATTGCCTTTACTAATATGAGCAGTAACTTCGCTGGTGTGCCTCTGGCGTTCGCCTTCATCATTATTCTGGGTGTCAACGGTGCAGTCACGTTGCTCCTTAAGCAGTATGGTTTGATTGAGGGGTTCAATCTCTATGGTAAATGGGGACTACTGGTCATCTATATTTACTTTCAGATCCCACTGGGTGTGCTGCTGCTCTATCCCGCGTTTGATGCGCTGCAAGATGATTGGCAGTCAGCGTCGGCGCTGCTTGGTGCGAAAACGCATCAGTATTGGACTCAGGTTGCTCTACCTGTGCTGTCTCCCGCGCTGCTTGGCACCTTCATTATCTTGATTGCTAACGCAATGGGCGCATACGCCAGTGTCTACGCGCTGACCACGGGCAACTACAACGTTATTACCGTGCGCATCGCAAGCTTAGTATCGGGTGATTTGTTCCTTGAGCCGAATCTGGCGGCGGCCATTTCCTTGATTCTAATGGCGATTCTCGCCTTCATTACGGTTATCAATCAATGGCTATTGTCGAGGAGTTATCATGCTTCAAAATAG
- a CDS encoding IS110 family transposase, whose translation MSTIQTIGVDLAKNVFSIHGVDAYGKCILRKTVKRNKLLDTFAKLPPCLIGMEACSGAHHWARELLKLGHSPKIMASKFVIPYRQNEKNDANDAEAICEAVSRPKTRFVSIKSEEQQAVLCLHRIRQGLIKTRTATINQLRGLLSEFGLVMPKGRYSAQNTIGSILEDAENGLPMLARELLQDLSNKIQSLNLEVLHYDRRVSALVREMASARALMNIPGVGEHSASAIVATVNDAKQFGSSCQFAAWIGLVPRQYSTGGHVHLGRISKRGEKHIRTLLIHGARAIIARCKEKTDRNSIWLNQLVERRGYKRAAVALAAKNARIIWALLTTGKEYKINYVNG comes from the coding sequence ATGTCCACAATTCAAACTATTGGCGTTGACCTCGCCAAGAATGTGTTCAGTATTCACGGCGTTGATGCATATGGCAAGTGTATCCTACGCAAAACTGTTAAAAGAAACAAACTCTTAGACACATTCGCAAAATTACCACCCTGCCTCATCGGTATGGAAGCTTGCTCCGGTGCGCACCACTGGGCAAGGGAGTTACTTAAACTCGGTCATAGCCCTAAAATCATGGCGTCCAAATTCGTTATTCCGTATCGACAAAATGAAAAGAATGATGCCAATGATGCAGAGGCCATCTGCGAAGCAGTATCTAGACCCAAAACACGATTTGTCTCTATAAAAAGTGAAGAACAACAAGCAGTGCTTTGCCTACATCGTATCCGTCAAGGCCTAATTAAAACAAGAACCGCAACCATTAACCAACTCAGAGGATTACTTTCTGAATTTGGTCTTGTCATGCCAAAAGGCCGCTACTCAGCCCAAAACACTATCGGGAGTATCCTTGAGGATGCTGAAAATGGTTTACCCATGCTAGCTCGTGAACTACTTCAAGATCTGTCGAACAAGATTCAAAGCCTTAATCTTGAAGTCCTGCACTATGATCGAAGAGTATCAGCATTAGTCCGTGAAATGGCTTCAGCCAGGGCTCTTATGAATATTCCTGGTGTCGGTGAACACAGTGCAAGTGCCATTGTCGCGACCGTCAATGACGCCAAGCAATTTGGCTCTAGCTGCCAGTTCGCCGCATGGATAGGGTTGGTTCCAAGGCAATACTCAACAGGTGGTCATGTTCACCTTGGGCGCATCAGCAAAAGAGGCGAAAAACATATTCGTACTCTACTTATTCATGGCGCAAGAGCCATTATTGCACGATGCAAAGAGAAAACCGACCGCAACAGTATTTGGTTAAATCAACTCGTTGAACGACGAGGTTATAAACGAGCGGCTGTCGCCCTAGCAGCAAAGAATGCTCGTATCATATGGGCACTATTAACCACGGGAAAAGAGTACAAAATTAACTATGTAAACGGTTAA
- a CDS encoding ABC transporter ATP-binding protein — MSYVSVSQLTKRFGNNTVFEDIDFTIEKGEFITLLGPSGCGKSTLLRSLAGLNPVEGGQVLVDGVDITHAAPQQRGIGMVFQSYALFPNMTVAENIAFGLKMQKLAKAEIEREVTKVIDLVELTGKERQYPHQLSGGQRQRVALARALVVKPRILLLDEPLSALDAKIRKNLRQQIRTIQKELNLTTIFVTHDQEEAMIMSDRIFLMNKGEIVQQGEPEAIYTHPVNEFVAGFMGHYNLVEAAQAKSLFDLEVNSKVAIRPESIYVREQGRQYGEHISAPRTGVIKNHQLLGNVIRYQVDVDDCELTVDLLNRSSERLLSVGSQLELLFNLNEIQPVRA, encoded by the coding sequence ATGAGCTACGTATCTGTTAGTCAACTTACCAAGCGATTTGGTAATAACACGGTTTTCGAAGACATCGACTTTACGATTGAGAAGGGAGAGTTCATTACTCTGCTCGGACCTAGTGGCTGCGGAAAGTCAACGTTACTTCGCAGTTTGGCGGGACTCAATCCCGTTGAAGGCGGCCAGGTTTTAGTGGATGGTGTCGATATCACTCACGCCGCACCGCAGCAGCGTGGCATCGGCATGGTATTTCAATCTTATGCTTTATTCCCGAATATGACGGTAGCCGAAAACATCGCGTTCGGCCTCAAGATGCAAAAGCTGGCTAAGGCAGAGATAGAGCGCGAGGTTACCAAGGTGATCGACCTGGTGGAATTGACGGGTAAAGAGAGGCAGTACCCGCACCAGCTATCCGGTGGCCAAAGGCAGCGCGTTGCTCTTGCCAGAGCTTTGGTGGTCAAGCCGCGGATCTTGTTATTGGATGAGCCTTTGTCTGCGCTGGATGCCAAAATCCGCAAGAACCTTCGCCAGCAGATCCGCACTATCCAAAAAGAGCTAAACCTGACCACTATCTTTGTCACCCATGACCAAGAAGAGGCGATGATCATGTCTGATCGTATCTTCTTGATGAACAAAGGCGAGATTGTCCAGCAAGGCGAGCCAGAGGCGATTTATACCCATCCAGTGAATGAGTTCGTCGCCGGTTTTATGGGTCACTATAATCTGGTGGAAGCAGCACAAGCCAAATCGCTCTTTGATCTCGAAGTGAACAGCAAAGTCGCAATCCGTCCAGAGTCCATCTATGTGCGTGAGCAAGGACGTCAGTATGGTGAGCACATTTCGGCTCCGAGAACAGGGGTCATTAAGAATCATCAACTGCTTGGCAATGTGATTCGCTACCAAGTGGATGTGGATGATTGCGAACTCACTGTTGATCTGCTCAACCGATCCTCAGAGCGCTTGCTGTCTGTTGGTAGTCAATTAGAGCTACTTTTTAACCTAAACGAAATTCAACCTGTGAGAGCCTAG
- a CDS encoding ABC transporter substrate-binding protein has translation MKTLLNRASIAKLGTATLIAAAISSTAMADDGVQALTEAAKKEGAVYSVGMPDSWANWKDTWNDLESTYGLKHQDTDMSSAQEIAKFEAEKKNATADIGDVGFAFARVAVQKGVTQPYKPTTWSDIPDWAKDKDGHWALAYTGTIAFISNNNLVKDAPTSWQDILEGDYKVTVGDVGVAAQANNAVLAAAFANGGDESNLKPAIEFFSKLAKQGRLSFTDPSIANLEKGEVEVALLWDFNALNYRDQIDRSRFSVNIPQDGSVISGYTTIINKYAKNPNAAKLAREHIFSDRGQINLAEGYARPIRSNVELPASIQEKLISNDQYGNVHPVTDFKAWEKSARRLPRQWQENVLIHQQ, from the coding sequence ATGAAAACTTTGCTTAACCGTGCAAGTATCGCAAAACTTGGCACTGCTACTCTGATTGCAGCGGCGATCTCTTCTACTGCCATGGCTGACGACGGTGTGCAAGCACTGACCGAAGCGGCAAAAAAAGAAGGGGCGGTTTACAGTGTGGGTATGCCAGATAGTTGGGCAAACTGGAAAGATACTTGGAATGACCTTGAGTCCACTTACGGCTTGAAGCACCAAGATACTGATATGAGCTCGGCACAAGAGATCGCTAAGTTTGAAGCAGAAAAGAAAAATGCGACAGCGGATATCGGTGATGTGGGCTTTGCGTTTGCACGCGTAGCGGTACAAAAGGGTGTGACGCAGCCTTATAAACCAACCACTTGGAGTGATATTCCTGATTGGGCGAAAGACAAAGATGGCCACTGGGCTTTGGCGTATACCGGTACTATCGCGTTTATCTCAAACAACAACCTAGTAAAAGATGCACCGACGTCTTGGCAAGATATTCTTGAAGGTGATTATAAAGTTACTGTCGGCGACGTAGGTGTTGCAGCGCAAGCGAACAATGCGGTACTAGCCGCAGCATTCGCCAATGGTGGTGATGAATCAAACCTTAAGCCTGCTATTGAGTTTTTCTCGAAGCTTGCTAAACAAGGTCGTTTATCCTTCACTGACCCAAGCATTGCGAACCTGGAAAAAGGCGAAGTCGAAGTCGCTCTCCTTTGGGATTTCAACGCGCTGAACTACCGTGACCAAATCGACCGTTCGCGCTTTAGCGTTAACATTCCACAAGATGGTTCGGTTATCTCTGGCTACACAACCATCATCAACAAGTACGCGAAGAACCCGAACGCAGCTAAATTGGCTCGTGAACACATCTTTAGTGACCGCGGTCAAATCAACCTTGCAGAGGGCTACGCTCGCCCAATCCGCTCTAATGTTGAGCTGCCTGCATCGATTCAAGAAAAGCTGATTTCAAACGACCAGTACGGCAACGTACACCCAGTGACTGACTTTAAAGCATGGGAAAAATCAGCGCGCCGCCTACCTCGTCAGTGGCAAGAAAACGTGCTTATCCATCAGCAGTAA
- a CDS encoding HAD family hydrolase, producing the protein MSNPLYVFDMDETLLDADCAMLWNRFLVEKGIATAPDFLKEDERLMALYAQGNMDMEDYLKFSMSPLAGVSKETVSLLVEQCIDEKIMPRLFPQAATLIAQLKRDNVQTVIISASVSFLVSAIGKRIGIDEAMGIDLAEEGGCYTARIDGIPTYREGKVARLEQWLTESMTQYSEIHFYTDSINDRPLCEFADHAYLVNPCPLLKALGDKKDWQQLHWFL; encoded by the coding sequence ATGTCTAATCCTCTTTATGTATTCGACATGGACGAGACGCTGCTTGATGCCGATTGTGCCATGCTTTGGAACCGATTCTTGGTGGAAAAAGGGATAGCGACGGCACCTGACTTTTTGAAAGAAGACGAACGCCTGATGGCACTCTACGCGCAGGGTAATATGGATATGGAAGACTACTTAAAGTTTTCCATGTCGCCATTAGCTGGCGTGTCGAAAGAGACGGTCTCTTTGCTGGTGGAGCAGTGCATTGACGAGAAGATAATGCCTCGTTTATTTCCTCAAGCCGCCACACTGATTGCACAGCTTAAGCGTGATAATGTTCAGACGGTAATCATCTCCGCATCCGTGAGCTTTCTGGTGTCGGCTATTGGTAAACGTATTGGTATTGATGAAGCGATGGGGATTGATTTGGCGGAAGAAGGCGGCTGTTACACCGCTCGAATCGACGGCATTCCTACTTATCGCGAAGGCAAAGTCGCAAGGCTGGAACAATGGTTGACAGAGAGTATGACGCAGTACTCGGAGATCCATTTCTATACCGACTCTATCAATGACCGACCACTGTGTGAGTTTGCTGACCATGCTTATTTAGTAAACCCATGTCCACTGCTAAAAGCACTCGGTGACAAGAAGGATTGGCAGCAGCTTCATTGGTTTTTGTAA
- a CDS encoding ABC transporter permease: MLVPIIATLVYSLSSSWGATILPDGFTFNWYIQLLTDSRFLTAFGRSLLVCFAALALSVVLILPAIFVVFYYFPKLDKLMNVLILLPFAVPPVVSSVGLLQIYADSAVPLIGTPWILIGTYFTIALPFMYRAISNSFEAINLNDLMDAAHLLGASTTKAFLLIIVPNLKKGLLASLFLSFSFLLGEFVFANILVGTRYETLQIYLYNMRQTSGHFTSALVMTYFFFIFLLTWLASRFSSQQQKGKS; encoded by the coding sequence ATGCTGGTTCCGATTATCGCGACCTTGGTGTACTCCCTGTCATCAAGTTGGGGAGCCACCATATTACCCGACGGCTTTACCTTTAATTGGTATATTCAACTGCTTACCGATTCACGTTTTCTTACGGCATTTGGGCGCTCGCTGTTGGTCTGTTTCGCGGCTCTAGCATTGAGTGTGGTGTTGATCCTACCGGCGATTTTTGTGGTGTTTTACTACTTTCCAAAACTCGACAAGTTAATGAACGTGCTTATTTTGTTGCCGTTCGCTGTACCGCCTGTGGTCTCTTCAGTAGGGCTATTACAGATCTATGCCGACAGTGCGGTGCCTTTGATCGGTACGCCATGGATCTTAATTGGTACCTACTTCACCATCGCGCTGCCGTTTATGTATCGCGCGATATCCAACAGTTTTGAAGCGATTAATTTGAACGATTTGATGGATGCGGCTCACTTATTAGGCGCAAGCACAACCAAGGCATTTCTCTTGATTATCGTTCCGAACTTGAAGAAGGGTTTGTTGGCGTCGCTGTTCCTTTCGTTCTCGTTCTTATTGGGTGAGTTTGTGTTCGCCAATATCTTGGTGGGAACACGTTACGAAACACTGCAAATCTATCTCTATAACATGCGTCAAACCAGCGGTCACTTTACCTCTGCGTTAGTGATGACTTACTTTTTCTTTATCTTCCTACTGACATGGCTTGCCAGCCGTTTTAGCAGTCAACAACAAAAGGGCAAATCATGA
- a CDS encoding HNH endonuclease produces MVKRPYSHTKQQKKIKELQEHICIVCWDHDRKKARGHHLIPFSEEGSDNIINFVTLCDDCHKKYHAGKLNLDFYRF; encoded by the coding sequence ATGGTTAAGCGCCCTTATTCTCACACAAAACAGCAAAAAAAAATTAAAGAACTCCAAGAGCATATTTGTATAGTTTGTTGGGATCACGATAGAAAGAAGGCTAGAGGGCATCATCTAATCCCTTTTTCGGAAGAAGGCAGCGATAATATTATTAACTTCGTAACTTTATGTGATGATTGCCACAAAAAATACCACGCAGGAAAGCTGAACCTAGATTTCTATCGATTCTAA
- a CDS encoding alkaline phosphatase family protein, producing MSNKVILVVLDGLNYQVARDCMGYLNGLIEQKKATLYPIQCELPSMSRPLYECILTGVPPVLSGIVNNQIVRLSNQESIFGLAKSQGKVTAAAAYHWVSELYNRAPYDAVRDRFTDDESLNIQHGRFYHWDHYPDEALFIDAESLRQQFNPDFLLIHPMNIDDAGHKHGLDSRQYRNSARAADIYLSNYISTWIDAGYQVMVTSDHGMNDDLSHGGILPEEREVPLFVIGDTFTHADTTVKQTELCGLCCQLLGLEHRKPYAPEMIAL from the coding sequence ATGAGCAATAAGGTCATTCTTGTTGTCCTCGATGGTCTCAATTATCAAGTAGCCCGTGATTGCATGGGCTACTTGAACGGCTTAATCGAGCAGAAAAAAGCAACCCTATATCCTATTCAGTGTGAGCTTCCATCAATGTCGAGACCACTCTATGAGTGCATTTTGACTGGAGTGCCACCTGTTCTGAGCGGCATTGTTAATAATCAAATTGTACGCCTATCGAATCAAGAATCCATCTTTGGCCTAGCCAAATCGCAGGGCAAGGTAACGGCAGCTGCCGCTTATCACTGGGTGAGTGAACTCTATAACCGAGCGCCTTATGATGCGGTTCGTGACCGTTTTACCGACGATGAATCACTCAACATTCAGCATGGTCGTTTCTATCATTGGGATCACTACCCTGATGAGGCTTTGTTTATCGACGCAGAATCACTCAGACAGCAGTTCAATCCAGACTTTCTCCTAATACATCCAATGAATATCGATGACGCAGGGCACAAGCATGGCTTGGATTCGAGGCAATATCGAAACAGCGCGCGCGCTGCGGATATTTACCTATCCAACTACATCAGTACTTGGATTGATGCGGGTTATCAAGTCATGGTGACCAGTGATCACGGTATGAACGATGACCTTTCGCACGGCGGCATCTTGCCTGAAGAGCGTGAAGTCCCACTGTTTGTCATTGGTGATACCTTTACCCACGCCGACACAACCGTGAAGCAAACAGAGCTTTGTGGACTGTGTTGTCAGCTTCTCGGGCTTGAGCATCGTAAACCTTATGCACCGGAAATGATCGCGTTATGA
- a CDS encoding septal ring lytic transglycosylase RlpA family protein, which translates to MKKLNLAFIALVLTILAGCSSTASVDNAKTSSYARSHELVGQASWYGSKYHGKRTASGERYNMRAYTAAHKTLPFGTIVRVTNTNNGKTVDVKINDRGPFVKGRVIDLSRKSFDQIGNINAGTLPVKIDVIDDSNTFRYKH; encoded by the coding sequence ATGAAAAAACTCAACCTCGCTTTTATCGCTCTTGTTCTAACTATCTTAGCTGGTTGTTCTTCAACCGCGTCCGTCGACAATGCAAAAACCAGCAGCTATGCCCGTTCTCATGAGCTTGTTGGCCAAGCATCGTGGTATGGAAGCAAATACCATGGCAAGCGCACCGCAAGTGGCGAGCGATATAACATGAGAGCCTATACTGCGGCTCATAAAACGTTACCGTTTGGCACCATCGTTAGGGTGACGAATACCAACAATGGCAAAACTGTCGATGTGAAAATCAATGACCGTGGTCCCTTTGTGAAAGGTCGTGTTATTGATCTTTCACGAAAGTCGTTTGACCAGATTGGTAACATTAATGCTGGTACTTTACCGGTTAAGATTGATGTGATTGATGATAGTAATACGTTTAGGTATAAGCACTAA
- a CDS encoding UTRA domain-containing protein has product MKTLTQLAKIKTTIRDQISGNIMQAGQKLPSERELSELFSTTRITIKDALTSLETEGLIYREERRGWYVSPQRIRYNPLSRNHFHQMIRDQDRIAETKLVNVRTEMASGEYAKALSVDTITPIHVIERLRYIDGRVVLFVENCLIASLFPDILDKNLTMSLTQCYQETYGYETGRSHFDVIPTSAPSHVAKALNLAEGQPVLKICRVNYKQDGMLMDCEFEYWRPDAMMICIGSESQ; this is encoded by the coding sequence ATGAAAACCCTCACTCAGCTTGCGAAAATCAAAACCACCATAAGAGATCAAATCTCAGGAAACATAATGCAGGCTGGGCAGAAGCTACCTTCTGAGCGTGAGTTGAGTGAACTCTTCTCAACCACTCGAATTACCATTAAAGACGCCCTTACCTCCCTTGAAACCGAAGGTTTGATCTATCGAGAAGAGCGTCGTGGCTGGTATGTTTCACCGCAGCGTATCCGCTATAACCCACTGTCACGCAATCACTTTCATCAGATGATTCGCGATCAAGACCGAATTGCTGAAACTAAGCTGGTGAATGTTAGAACTGAGATGGCAAGTGGTGAATACGCAAAGGCGCTGTCGGTTGACACGATTACACCGATTCATGTCATAGAGCGACTGCGATACATCGATGGACGTGTAGTGCTGTTTGTGGAGAATTGCCTGATTGCTTCGCTATTCCCCGACATCTTGGATAAAAACCTAACCATGTCACTCACACAGTGCTACCAAGAAACGTATGGCTACGAGACAGGGCGTTCTCACTTCGACGTCATTCCAACATCAGCGCCTAGCCATGTCGCCAAAGCCCTCAATTTGGCAGAAGGACAACCTGTTCTAAAGATATGCCGTGTGAACTACAAGCAAGATGGTATGTTGATGGATTGCGAGTTTGAGTATTGGCGACCTGATGCCATGATGATCTGCATCGGCAGCGAGTCTCAGTAG
- a CDS encoding DUF2971 domain-containing protein encodes MKLYKYLPVERVDVLENLRVRFTQLSSLNDPYEMHHSFNVTDLVNNLSKESRELLNEWWSDLSDDKRIELEPEYNQVLSEIEENSGNLIRENKMTSEMSKLMDKVIGVLSLSQTNESLLMWSHYADSGCGYVIEFDSNHEFFHRPGLNGVSTDPIVIKYEESPNLLDIGKVYDSSSILGVKSSEWAYEKEVRLTLNFIGIKPQVNSDNRPIIDPFGNKVYLADIPKDAIKSIFFGPRTSVDTKNRILKAINDNYIECQVFEHEVAVNTYKLIQRV; translated from the coding sequence TTGAAACTATATAAATATTTGCCAGTGGAAAGAGTCGATGTACTGGAGAATTTGCGAGTCAGATTTACTCAACTGAGTTCTTTAAATGACCCATATGAAATGCATCATTCTTTCAATGTAACTGATCTAGTTAATAATTTGTCCAAGGAATCTCGAGAACTATTGAACGAGTGGTGGTCGGATTTGAGTGATGACAAACGCATTGAGTTGGAGCCAGAGTATAATCAGGTTCTCAGTGAAATCGAAGAGAACTCAGGTAACCTTATTAGAGAAAACAAAATGACATCTGAAATGTCAAAGTTAATGGATAAAGTTATTGGGGTGCTTTCGTTATCTCAAACGAATGAGAGTTTGTTAATGTGGTCACATTATGCAGATTCGGGTTGCGGTTACGTTATTGAGTTTGATTCTAATCACGAGTTTTTTCATCGGCCCGGGCTGAATGGTGTGAGCACTGACCCAATAGTTATAAAATATGAGGAATCCCCAAACTTGCTAGACATTGGCAAAGTTTACGATAGTTCGTCGATTCTAGGTGTCAAATCTAGTGAGTGGGCTTATGAAAAGGAAGTGCGATTAACTTTGAATTTTATTGGTATTAAACCTCAAGTAAACAGTGATAATCGTCCGATAATTGACCCTTTCGGTAACAAAGTCTATTTGGCAGATATACCCAAAGATGCAATTAAATCTATTTTTTTCGGTCCTAGAACCAGTGTGGATACAAAAAATAGAATATTGAAAGCTATAAATGACAATTACATTGAGTGCCAAGTATTTGAGCACGAGGTCGCCGTTAATACTTACAAATTAATCCAGCGCGTGTAG